From the Patescibacteria group bacterium genome, one window contains:
- the queA gene encoding tRNA preQ1(34) S-adenosylmethionine ribosyltransferase-isomerase QueA has protein sequence MQTADFDYELPKKFIAQRPASPRDSSKLLVYERATGAIQHKKFSDLPDLLEPGDVLVLNESKVIPARLTTVEGREVFLAKELKSPPTPLHKRGEQNVWECLVRGGKHFQVGDKFEISKSFTGEVLEILPDGERVIRFHSRHFQKDLEKYGASPLPPYIEQTAKKVPQYQTVYAKRAGSVAAPTAGLHFTPRIFQKLKAKKIQIEKVTLHVGLGTFAPVKVDQIEKHPMHAEFFTLPESVASRLNAAKKAGRRIIAVGSTSCRVLESCANSKGVLKAQTGETDIFIFPGKKFKFIDALLTNFHLPKSTLIMLVAALVGREKILELYELAKRKNYRFFSFGDATLLL, from the coding sequence ATGCAGACTGCGGATTTCGATTACGAATTGCCGAAAAAATTTATCGCGCAGCGACCAGCGAGTCCGCGCGATTCGTCGAAGCTACTCGTCTACGAGCGCGCGACGGGCGCGATTCAGCACAAAAAATTCTCGGATTTGCCGGACTTGCTCGAGCCCGGCGATGTTTTGGTTTTGAATGAATCGAAGGTGATTCCGGCGCGGCTCACGACGGTCGAGGGTCGGGAGGTTTTCCTCGCGAAAGAACTCAAATCTCCCCCAACCCCTCTTCACAAAAGAGGGGAGCAGAATGTTTGGGAATGTCTCGTGCGTGGCGGGAAGCATTTTCAAGTTGGCGATAAGTTTGAAATCAGTAAAAGCTTCACGGGTGAAGTTTTGGAAATTTTGCCAGACGGCGAGCGCGTGATTCGCTTCCATTCCCGGCATTTTCAAAAAGATTTAGAAAAATATGGGGCGAGTCCGCTGCCGCCCTACATCGAGCAGACGGCGAAGAAAGTGCCGCAGTACCAGACGGTTTATGCGAAGCGCGCTGGTTCGGTCGCGGCGCCGACTGCAGGGCTGCACTTCACGCCGCGGATTTTCCAGAAGCTCAAAGCCAAAAAAATTCAGATTGAAAAAGTCACGCTGCATGTCGGACTCGGGACTTTCGCGCCGGTCAAAGTCGATCAAATTGAAAAACACCCGATGCACGCCGAATTTTTCACTTTGCCCGAATCGGTCGCATCGCGCCTGAATGCTGCGAAAAAAGCAGGACGACGAATTATCGCGGTCGGCTCGACGAGCTGCCGCGTGCTTGAAAGTTGCGCGAACTCCAAAGGTGTTTTGAAAGCGCAAACAGGGGAGACGGATATTTTCATTTTCCCGGGCAAGAAATTCAAATTCATCGACGCGCTGCTGACGAATTTCCATTTGCCGAAGTCGACGCTGATTATGCTCGTCGCGGCTTTGGTCGGGCGGGAAAAAATCCTCGAGCTTTATGAGCTGGCGAAACGGAAAAATTACCGCTTCTTTTCGTTCGGCGATGCGACACTTTTACTGTAA
- a CDS encoding Gmad2 immunoglobulin-like domain-containing protein has translation MSKMFLRTATVLLAALLLAGCEKPAPAVTEPVVTDPTVDSPSVDVPVVDEPIGQPATEDDLIRLDQPLPEQTVSSPLVIKGAARGNWFFEGSFPVVLADWDGLIIAQGTATAESDWMTTDWVDFSAELSFPEPSPVSNRGALILKKDNPSGLPENDNALEITVFFE, from the coding sequence ATGTCCAAAATGTTCTTACGCACGGCGACAGTCTTACTCGCGGCGCTCCTGCTCGCTGGCTGTGAAAAGCCTGCGCCGGCTGTCACCGAACCAGTTGTCACCGATCCAACCGTCGATTCGCCCAGCGTGGATGTGCCAGTTGTCGATGAACCAATCGGCCAACCAGCCACGGAAGACGACCTGATTCGCCTCGACCAGCCGCTGCCCGAGCAGACTGTCAGTAGTCCGCTTGTCATTAAGGGTGCGGCACGCGGCAATTGGTTTTTCGAAGGCAGCTTCCCCGTTGTTCTGGCTGATTGGGATGGGCTGATTATTGCTCAGGGTACTGCGACAGCTGAGAGTGACTGGATGACGACAGATTGGGTCGATTTCTCAGCTGAGCTGTCTTTTCCTGAACCGAGCCCTGTTTCGAATCGAGGCGCATTAATTCTCAAGAAAGACAATCCTTCCGGCCTGCCCGAGAATGACAACGCGCTCGAAATCACGGTCTTCTTTGAATAA
- the efp gene encoding elongation factor P, whose translation MYEIADLKIGTNIAIDGEPFRIVWNQFSKTGRQGGVMAVKMKNLLNGKVIPKTFQGADKITPAEIMMKTAQFLYKDAMGFNFMNLEDFEQFALSEDAVGAAGQFLQDGEEYDLMYFDGTPINVNLPIKMEFTVKETMPGVKGDTASGGSKPALLDCGITVAVPLFISEGEKIRINTDTLDYVERAN comes from the coding sequence ATGTACGAAATCGCTGACCTCAAAATCGGCACGAATATCGCCATCGACGGCGAACCGTTTCGCATCGTCTGGAATCAATTCAGCAAAACTGGTCGGCAGGGTGGCGTGATGGCGGTCAAAATGAAGAATTTGCTGAACGGTAAAGTCATTCCCAAGACCTTCCAGGGCGCGGACAAAATCACGCCGGCGGAGATCATGATGAAAACGGCGCAGTTTCTCTACAAAGATGCGATGGGTTTCAACTTCATGAATCTGGAAGACTTCGAGCAATTCGCACTTTCGGAGGATGCGGTCGGCGCTGCCGGACAATTTCTCCAAGACGGCGAGGAATATGATTTGATGTATTTCGACGGCACGCCGATCAATGTCAACTTGCCAATCAAAATGGAATTCACAGTCAAAGAGACGATGCCGGGCGTGAAAGGCGACACCGCTTCGGGCGGCAGCAAACCAGCCTTGCTCGACTGCGGTATCACGGTCGCCGTGCCACTCTTCATTTCCGAAGGTGAAAAAATCCGCATCAATACGGACACCTTGGATTATGTCGAGCGCGCGAATTAA
- a CDS encoding transposase codes for MNKLFQKKYRIASARLSGFDYSQDGYYFVTICTSSRKNFFGEIKNQQMFLSPIGRIARQCWQEIPQHFPFVQLDQFVVMPDHVHGIVVIDNWSGGNENIGTDRDANIGTDRDAKFCVSTSTGNKFGPQSKNLASVIRGFKVGVKKYATLNKIPFAWQPRFFDRIIRDDAEFNRVQDYISTNVANWEKDADKEAVNLYE; via the coding sequence GTGAACAAGCTTTTTCAGAAAAAATATCGCATCGCGTCTGCGCGCCTAAGTGGTTTCGATTATTCCCAGGATGGATATTATTTCGTGACGATTTGTACGAGCAGTCGAAAAAATTTTTTTGGTGAAATTAAAAATCAACAAATGTTTTTATCGCCAATCGGCAGAATCGCCAGACAGTGCTGGCAGGAAATTCCACAACATTTTCCATTTGTGCAATTGGATCAATTTGTCGTGATGCCAGATCATGTCCATGGAATTGTGGTTATTGATAATTGGAGCGGCGGCAATGAAAACATTGGCACGGATAGAGACGCGAATATTGGCACAGATAGAGACGCAAAATTTTGCGTCTCTACGAGTACGGGAAACAAATTCGGACCTCAGTCCAAAAATCTCGCCTCAGTTATTCGAGGTTTCAAAGTCGGCGTAAAAAAATACGCGACATTGAATAAGATTCCTTTTGCCTGGCAGCCGCGTTTTTTCGATAGAATCATTCGCGACGATGCCGAATTTAATCGTGTCCAGGATTACATCAGCACGAATGTGGCAAACTGGGAAAAAGATGCAGATAAAGAAGCGGTTAATCTTTACGAATGA
- the uvrB gene encoding excinuclease ABC subunit UvrB: protein MNKFKLVSKFAPAGDQPKVIKQLSENIKKGVQDQTLLGVTGSGKTFAIANVIQNLQKPALIISQNKTLTAQLCSEFREFFPDNAVHYFVSYYDYYQPEAYMPATDTYIEKDASINEEIAKFRHAATQSLVTRKDVIIVASVSCIYGLGDVESYRNLKFDIKLGEKIARDKLLRRLVDLQFTRAQFDFKRGQFNVLGDVVEIYPPDSDMEIIRLDFFGDEVERITRADHFTGEILAEMEVVTIFPAKHDVTTPEKIQSAVAQIKIDLNQRLAELKQLGKNLEAERLKTKTEYDIEMLLEVGYVSGIENYTRYLSGKAPGEPPSTLLDYFPKDYLLFVDESHVTVPQIGGMYSGNLSRKQTLIEHGFRLQSALDNRPLNFTEFEARMGPTVYISATPADHELQKSGKKIAEMIVRPTGLLDPPIEIKPTAGQMDVVFDEIEKTIARGERVLITTLTKKSSESLTEFLTENGIRVRYLHSDVVTMERIEILRDLRLGKFDVLVGINLLREGLDLPEVSTILILDADKEGFLRSTRSLIQTIGRCARNVHGHVIMFADRITKSMQGALDETDRRRKIQKAYNKQHGITPKTIEKAVLDIAGEKHDFGLRKIDPNKIPTEALDGVIGELEVEMDMASQNLEFEKAADLRDQIDELVRLKNAGKTRVRKK, encoded by the coding sequence ATGAATAAATTTAAACTCGTCTCGAAATTCGCCCCGGCGGGCGATCAACCGAAAGTTATCAAACAGCTTTCGGAGAATATTAAAAAAGGCGTGCAGGACCAGACGCTGCTTGGCGTGACGGGCTCGGGTAAGACTTTCGCGATTGCGAATGTCATTCAAAATCTGCAAAAGCCCGCGCTGATTATTTCCCAAAACAAAACGCTGACGGCGCAGCTCTGCTCTGAATTCCGCGAATTTTTCCCGGACAACGCGGTTCACTATTTCGTGAGTTATTACGATTATTACCAGCCGGAGGCCTACATGCCCGCGACGGACACCTACATCGAGAAAGACGCTTCGATCAATGAGGAAATTGCGAAGTTTCGCCATGCCGCGACGCAATCTTTGGTGACACGCAAAGATGTCATCATCGTCGCCTCGGTTTCCTGCATTTATGGACTTGGTGATGTCGAGTCTTACCGCAATCTCAAATTCGACATCAAGCTTGGCGAAAAAATCGCGCGCGATAAATTGCTGCGTCGGCTTGTCGATCTCCAATTCACCCGCGCGCAGTTCGACTTCAAGCGCGGTCAGTTCAATGTCCTCGGCGATGTGGTCGAGATTTATCCGCCCGACTCGGACATGGAAATCATCCGGCTCGATTTCTTCGGCGATGAGGTCGAGCGCATCACCCGCGCGGATCACTTCACGGGTGAGATTCTCGCCGAGATGGAGGTGGTGACAATTTTCCCTGCGAAGCATGATGTGACGACACCGGAAAAAATTCAGTCGGCTGTCGCGCAAATCAAAATTGACCTCAACCAAAGATTGGCGGAGCTCAAGCAACTTGGCAAAAATCTGGAAGCAGAAAGATTGAAAACGAAAACAGAATACGACATCGAGATGCTGCTCGAAGTCGGCTATGTCTCGGGCATTGAAAATTACACGCGCTATCTCTCCGGCAAAGCGCCGGGCGAGCCGCCTTCGACCTTGCTCGACTATTTCCCGAAGGATTATCTTTTGTTTGTCGATGAATCGCATGTGACGGTACCGCAAATCGGCGGTATGTATTCCGGCAATCTCTCGCGCAAGCAAACTTTGATCGAACACGGTTTTCGTCTGCAGTCCGCGCTCGACAACCGTCCGCTGAATTTCACCGAATTCGAAGCGCGCATGGGTCCGACGGTTTATATTTCCGCGACACCCGCTGACCACGAATTACAAAAATCCGGCAAAAAAATTGCCGAGATGATTGTCCGTCCGACGGGACTCCTCGATCCGCCAATCGAAATCAAACCGACTGCTGGGCAGATGGATGTCGTGTTCGACGAAATCGAGAAGACCATCGCGCGCGGCGAGCGCGTGCTCATCACGACGCTGACCAAGAAATCGTCCGAGAGTCTGACTGAGTTCCTGACGGAAAACGGCATTCGCGTGCGCTACCTCCATTCCGATGTGGTGACGATGGAGCGCATCGAAATCCTGCGCGATCTGCGCCTCGGCAAATTCGATGTCCTAGTCGGTATCAACTTACTGCGCGAAGGTCTCGATTTGCCGGAAGTTTCGACGATTCTCATTCTCGATGCGGACAAAGAAGGCTTCCTGCGTTCGACGCGTTCGCTCATCCAAACGATTGGTCGCTGCGCGCGCAATGTCCACGGTCATGTCATCATGTTCGCCGACCGGATTACGAAATCAATGCAGGGCGCGCTCGACGAGACCGACCGCCGTCGCAAAATTCAAAAGGCCTACAACAAGCAGCACGGCATCACGCCGAAGACGATTGAAAAAGCTGTCCTCGATATCGCGGGCGAGAAGCACGATTTCGGTTTGCGCAAAATCGATCCGAACAAAATCCCGACCGAGGCACTCGATGGCGTCATCGGCGAGCTGGAAGTCGAGATGGACATGGCTTCGCAGAATCTCGAATTCGAAAAAGCCGCCGACCTGCGCGATCAGATTGATGAATTGGTGCGCCTGAAGAATGCGGGGAAGACGAGGGTGAGGAAAAAGTAA
- a CDS encoding replication-associated recombination protein A — protein MPKKIPQTDDLFEQGFRAELEKSAPLADRMRPRDFADFVGQQKIVGTGSPLRKQIESDSLASLVFWGPPGSGKTTLAKIISVKTNSYFQPMSAIGFATAEFRKTIQQILERRKMQKQKTILFIDEIHRLNRAQQDQLLPYLEKGVITLIGATTENPSFELNSAILSRSQVYVLNSLALADLKILAQNALQNSERGLGKFALEFADDALDRICELANGDARILFNILERAAFSVDGQKIDLAFVEKLVANLVLFYDKKGEEHYNLISALHKSMRDGDEDAALYWLVRMLEGGEDPLYIARRVVRFASEDVGLADPVALQIALAAKQTVEFLGLPEADTALGQAVVYCARAQKSNSVYVALRQVRADIQKFGNLPVPLDLRNAPTKLMQELDYGKNYKYFHNDPSAAQQQHLPDELKGRKYLK, from the coding sequence ATGCCTAAAAAAATTCCTCAGACCGACGATCTTTTCGAGCAGGGTTTTCGCGCGGAACTCGAAAAATCCGCACCGCTCGCTGACCGCATGCGCCCGCGGGATTTCGCTGATTTCGTCGGGCAGCAAAAAATCGTCGGCACGGGTTCACCGCTGCGCAAGCAGATCGAGTCCGACTCGCTCGCTTCGCTCGTTTTCTGGGGACCGCCGGGCAGCGGCAAGACGACGCTCGCGAAAATTATTTCCGTCAAAACCAACTCCTACTTTCAGCCGATGTCGGCGATTGGTTTCGCGACGGCGGAATTTCGCAAAACGATTCAGCAAATTCTCGAGCGGCGGAAAATGCAAAAGCAAAAAACGATTCTCTTCATCGACGAAATTCACCGCCTCAACCGCGCCCAGCAGGATCAGCTTTTGCCCTATCTCGAGAAAGGCGTGATTACTCTGATTGGCGCGACGACGGAGAATCCGAGCTTCGAGCTGAATTCGGCGATTCTTTCGCGCTCGCAAGTTTATGTTTTGAATTCGCTTGCGCTGGCTGACCTCAAAATCCTCGCGCAAAATGCGCTCCAAAATTCCGAACGCGGACTCGGAAAATTCGCCCTGGAATTCGCGGACGACGCGCTCGACCGGATTTGCGAACTCGCGAATGGCGACGCGCGCATTCTTTTCAACATTCTCGAGCGCGCGGCTTTCTCCGTCGATGGGCAAAAAATCGACCTCGCCTTCGTCGAAAAATTAGTCGCGAATCTCGTCCTGTTCTACGATAAAAAAGGTGAGGAACATTACAATCTGATTTCTGCGCTGCACAAATCGATGCGCGACGGCGATGAGGACGCGGCGCTTTATTGGCTCGTCAGAATGCTCGAGGGCGGCGAGGATCCGCTCTACATCGCGCGACGCGTCGTGCGTTTCGCGTCGGAAGATGTCGGACTCGCCGATCCGGTCGCTCTCCAGATTGCTTTGGCAGCGAAGCAAACTGTCGAATTCCTCGGACTGCCGGAAGCCGACACTGCGCTCGGGCAGGCGGTGGTTTACTGCGCGCGGGCGCAGAAGTCGAATTCAGTTTATGTCGCACTCAGACAGGTACGCGCCGACATTCAAAAATTCGGCAATCTGCCCGTGCCACTCGACCTGCGCAATGCGCCGACCAAGCTGATGCAGGAATTAGATTACGGCAAAAATTATAAATATTTTCACAACGACCCGAGTGCCGCGCAGCAACAACACTTACCCGACGAGCTCAAAGGTCGGAAATATTTGAAATAA
- a CDS encoding lysophospholipid acyltransferase family protein has translation MTEKEPQRISLREQLLFYRKFIWSVFVHSAKASLVGSCNKNIAPEEVVHKSSNYGLQSSEEINRYLEQKMGLQIKVEGAENLPPEPVIFLLRHITWWDSIGLPDVLQNRFGREQAFSFLTKQEYFKYPLFGSALSKSGQIPIDRKEKGGEALREKMREAIEKIQHDVLVFVESTRMPPGYWAPGEWYTSKPVSLGKIGAPLVPVYIYATGVGRKEFQDPRKPRNRIVRNSTNTIIFGKPLEAAQIQDGALSDFIFTNIKKYELSAGQELGVFDPKKRKYLNRS, from the coding sequence ATGACAGAAAAGGAACCACAACGGATTTCACTGCGAGAGCAATTACTCTTCTATCGCAAATTTATTTGGAGCGTTTTTGTGCACTCCGCCAAGGCGAGCTTGGTTGGATCTTGCAATAAAAATATTGCGCCGGAAGAAGTCGTGCATAAATCTTCTAACTACGGACTTCAGTCTTCGGAAGAAATTAATCGCTATTTGGAGCAAAAAATGGGACTTCAAATAAAAGTTGAAGGGGCAGAGAATCTTCCTCCTGAGCCAGTGATTTTTCTTTTGCGACATATAACTTGGTGGGATTCGATTGGCTTACCTGATGTTTTGCAAAACCGATTTGGTCGTGAACAAGCTTTTAGTTTTTTAACAAAACAAGAATATTTCAAATATCCACTGTTTGGCTCAGCACTTAGCAAGTCTGGCCAGATTCCGATTGACCGTAAAGAAAAGGGCGGTGAAGCTTTGCGTGAAAAAATGCGTGAAGCTATAGAGAAGATTCAGCACGATGTTTTGGTTTTTGTTGAGTCGACACGAATGCCTCCAGGTTATTGGGCTCCAGGAGAATGGTATACCAGCAAGCCGGTCTCGCTTGGGAAAATCGGAGCGCCACTTGTTCCGGTCTATATTTATGCCACCGGAGTTGGTCGTAAAGAGTTTCAAGATCCTCGCAAACCGCGGAATAGAATTGTCCGAAATTCGACCAATACGATTATTTTTGGGAAGCCCTTGGAAGCCGCTCAAATTCAGGACGGTGCTCTTTCTGATTTTATATTCACGAACATTAAAAAATATGAACTATCAGCGGGTCAGGAGCTAGGCGTATTCGATCCAAAAAAGAGAAAATATCTCAATCGATCTTAA